A DNA window from Lutra lutra chromosome 8, mLutLut1.2, whole genome shotgun sequence contains the following coding sequences:
- the PPP1R1A gene encoding protein phosphatase 1 regulatory subunit 1A isoform X2 has protein sequence MEQDNSPRKIQFTVPLLEPHLDPEAAEQIRRRRPTPATLVLTSDQSSPEIDEDRIPNPLLKSTLAMSPRQRKKVTRTTPTMKELQMMVEHHLGQQQQGEEPEGAAESTGAQESCPPGMKDTEAELRLGSSGRAQKPAEPIPKAQERGSEKPSKEEPTTHIPPLDSQGANSV, from the exons ATGGAACAAGACAACAGCCCGCGGAAGATCCAGTTCACCGTCCCGCTGCTGGAGCCGCACCTTGACCCCGAGGCGGCGGAGCAG ATTCGGAGGCGCCGCCCCACCCCTGCTACCCTCGTGCTGACCAGTGACCAGTCCTCCCCAG AGATAGATGAAGACCGGATTCCCAACCCGCTTCTCAAG TCCACGTTGGCCATGTCTCCACGACAACGGAAGAAGGTGACAAGGACCACACCCACAATGAAAG AGCTCCAGATGATGGTTGAACATCACCTGGGGCaacagcagcagggagaggaaccCGAGGGAGCAGCTGAGAGCACAGGGGCCCAGGAGTCCTGCCCACCTGGGATGAAAGACACAGAAGCGGAGTTAAGGCTGGGCTCGTCTGGGAGAGCACAAA AGCCTGCAGAACCCATCCCTAAAGCTCAGGAGAGGGGCAGTGAGAAACCCAGCAAAGAGGAACCCACAACCCATATACCACCATTGGATTCCCAGGGAGCCAACTCG